The sequence CCGCGGCGAGACCACCCGAGACGGCGACAGACCCGTCAACCTCTCCGGCGGGCTGAAGGCGAAAGGCCACCCGGTCGGCGCGACGGGCGGCAGCCAACTCGTCGAGATGACGCGACTGCTCCGCGGCGACCACCCCAACAGCGACGTCGTCGCCGACGCCGAGGTCGGTCTGACGCACAACGCGGGCGGTACCGTCGCCAGCGCCGTCGTCCACGTGCTGGAGGTGGTGAACTGATGGCCGACTCCGGCTACGACGAGTGGATAGCCGCCGTCGAAGCGGGCGAGGGGTACTACCTCGAGTGTCCGGAGGGTCACGGGTCGCTGCCGCCGCGGCGCACCTGTCCGCACTGCGGCGCGCTGGAGTTGGGAGAGGAACCGCTCCCCGAATCGGGGACTGTCGAGACGTACAGCGTCGTCCACGTCGCCGCGCCGTCGTTTCAGGGCGATACCCCGTACGCGACGGCCGTCGTCGACTTCGGTCCGGTGCGACTCACGGGCGTCGTCCGCGGCGTCGAGTTCGACGACCTGGAGGTCGGGACGGCCGTCGGCGTCACCGTCGAAGAACACGAGACGACCGGTGACCCCGTCGTCGTGTTCCGACGGCGGTAGGTCGCCAGCGGCCGGCCCGTCGACGCTACCCCCCGCGACTCGTTCTCTCGCGCCTACGACACAGTCTCTCGCGCCTACGACACAGCACCGACATCCGGTGTAGCGGTGCGTTCGGCCCGGCGACGCCGATACCCCGACGTGAACGCGAGCAGCAGCGCGCCGAGACCGACGAGTCCGACCGCGAGATTCACCACCCACCCGAGGAACGGAATCTGGACGACGAGCGCGACGGCGACGATGCCGACGACGAGTGCCGCCCACTCGCCCTCCCTGTCGGTGTAGGCGAGAATCACGGCACCGACGGCGAACCGGCCGTACACGCCGCCGACCCAGACGAGCAGTCCGAACAGCACTGACCCGATCAGTGCGAGGGGGATGCCGACGAGCGTCACGACGAGCAGCAGCAACACGAGCGGCACGACGACGAGCGAGAGGACGCCGACACCGCCCGACAGACCGGGGCTCCGCGCGGCCTCCAGAACCACGCGCTGGGAGAACGACGGGAAGACGAACAGCAGAACCGCCCCCAACAGCAGGTTCATCAAGAGGCCGTAGACGACTGACGCCCAACCGGGCACGAGCGGCCCGTCGGTTCCCGCCGGTGCGGCGGTCACGAGGTCGTCGTCGCGCTCGACTGTCCCGCCGACGACGGCCCCGTCGGCGCGCTGGAGCGTCCCGTCGTACGTGAGGTCCCCTTCGATGACGGCCGACGGTCCGAGGCGAATTTCGTCCGCGCCGATTTCGGCGTCGCCCTCGACGGTTCCGTCGATACTGGCGGTCTGTGCACCAGCGCTGAGGTCGCCGCCGACCGTCGCGCCCTCGGCGACGGTGAGGCTTCCGGTCCCCGCGGCGACGTCGCCGCCGACGGTCGAGCCCTCTTCGAGTGTGAGACTGCCCGAGGCACCGGCAACGTCGCCGTCGACGACCCCGGCGATACGAACGCTCCCCGCCGCGCCGGCGACGTTGCCGCCGACGCGACCCGTCTCGGCGACGTACACGTCACCGGCGAACGCGGACACGTCCCCGTTTACCGTCCCGTGTACGACGACCGACCCGCCGAACGCGTCGAGTTCGTCGACTGTCTCGTCCTCGGCGACGACGACCGTATCGCCCGAGCGGGTCACCGCCGTGGCGACGCCGGGCAGGACCCCCAGAACTACGGCGGCCACGAGGACCACTACTACCACTGACCGAGCGTCTCGTCTCATCGAGGAGAATAATGAATGCTACGCTACAAGTAACTGCGGTCAGTTTCCGGTGTATCGGACGGTAGGCGGACTGTGAAGGTCACGTAGCGCGTCTCGTATGTGAGCCGTCGCCCCGCGTCGCTCTCCGACAGATGAAAACGAGAGGTAGTCGACGTGATTCGACTCGAAGCGAGTCGAACGACCCGAGACGCTTCGGTCTGGCTCGGTTTGGTCCGGCTCGGTTTGGTTTAGTCCGGCTCGGTTCGGTTCAGTCCGGCTCGGTTCGGTTTAGCACAGTCTGCTTCGCGTTCTCTCCGCTCGACGTTCCCTCGGCGGTTACGCCGCCTCCGCGAGTTCTTCTCGAACGGTCCGGAGGAACGACTCGAGGTGTTCGACGTGCGGCAACAGCATCGCGTCGTCGAAGACGACCAGGCGCGCGTCGGCCTCGTCGGCGAGCGCCCGGCCGTCCGACAGCGGCGTCACGTCCGCTTCGCGGCCCCAGACGAGTGTCACGGGCACGTCGAACTCCGAAAGCGTCCCGCCGAGGTCGATGTCGGAGTTGAGGTAGCCGCTGACGAACGAGGCGGGCGCGAAGCGGGCGTTCTTCTGGTGGGTCGTCCGCCACTGGTAGTCGACCCACTCGTCGGAGAGGTTCGAGGTGTCGTAGTAGCCGTGGTCGGCGCTGAAGTAGCGCAACGCGCGACGCGAGGTGATGGTGTTGTACGCCGCCGTGCCGAGAAGCGGCGCGCGGAACAGTTCGCGAAGCGCCTGCTTCGGTTCGGGGCCGGCTTTCGTCGTCGGACAGACGAGAATCAACTGCGACACGTCGGCGTCGCGGGCCGCGGCGGCGGCGTACGACGCCGTCAGCGACGACGCGAGTACGGCGGGTTCGTCGAACTCCGCGAGGAACTCCGCGACGAAGTCCTCGTACAGCGCCGCCGAGTAGCGAAGCGGCGGGCGGTCCGACCGGCCGAATCCGGGGAGGTCGGGCGCGACGACGTGGTACTCCGAGGCGAGTTCGGTGAAAATCTCGCGGAACTCGCCGCTCGACCCGGCGGCGTTGATGCCGTGTAAGAGCACGAGGTCCGGGTCGTCGGGGTCGCCCGCCTCGGTGTAAGCGACGTTCATCCCGCGCCAGCGATACGTCCGCTGCTCGCCGATGAGCGCCGGTTCGAGTTCGCCCGCGCCCTGCGTGAGCATCCGGTTCGCGGCCGCGACCGCGCCGATGCCGAGCGCAGCGCCGCCGACGGCTCGTCGGAGTTTCATACGGGAGCGACGGGGGCGAGAGACTTGATAGCTACGCCCGACTCACGTGGAGAGTTCCGGGGCGAGTCGAACTCAGCCGTCGCGTTCGAGACACTCTCGCAGCGGTTCGACCAACTCGTCGGCGACGGTGTAGGGGTCGGTCTCGCGGGCGACGACGGCGTCGACGAACGACTCCATGCCGCCGCGGCGGTCGATCTCGTCTTCCAACAGTTCGCCGGTGTCCTCGCGGAGGAGCGTCCGAATCTCCTCGGCGTAGCGCGTCCGCGCTTTCTCGGTGAGACGCCCCGAGCGTTCGAGGTACGCGCGGTGCTCCGAGAGCGTCTCGATGAGCTCGTCGACGCCGTCGCCGGAGGTGGCGACGGTCTCGACCACGTCCGCGGTCCACCCCTCCTCGCCGTCGCCTCTCTCGCCGTTCTTCTCGCTCTCGTCGGGACTGTCGGCGACCTCGGGTTTCTCGAACCCGCCGCCCGCGCCGTGGTGGCCCAGGTCGAGGTTGGTGGTCGGGTCGCCCTGGAGGTGGATCATCTCTTCGAGGTCGGCGACCGTCTTGGAGGCCCCGCTCATGTCGGCTTTGTTGACGACGAACACGTCGCCGATCTCGAGAATTCCGGCTTTGAGCATCTGTACGTCGTCGCCGCTGCCCGGTTGGACGAGGACGACGACGGTGTCGGCGGTCCGGACGACGTCGATTTCGTTCTGCCCCGCCCCCACGGTTTCGATGATGATCTTGTCCTTGCCGAACGCGTCGAGGGCTTTGACGGCGTCACCCGTCGCGGTCGAGAGGCCGCCGAGGGTGCCGCGGGCGCTCATCGACCGGAAGAACACGTCCATGTCGCCGACGTTCGACGCCATCCGGATTCGGTCGCCGAGGACTGAGCCGCCGGTGTACGGCGAGGAGGGGTCGACGGCGATGACGCCGACGGTCTCGCCGCGGTCGCGGTAGCTCTTGGCGAGTTTGTCGACGAGCGTCGATTTTCCGGCACCGGGACTACCGGTGACGCCGACGACCTCGGCGTCGCCGGTGTGTTCGTGCAGCGCCGAAACGAGTTCTCTGTAGCCCGACGAGCGGTTCTCTATCTTCGTGATGGTCCGCGCGAGCGCGCGGTGGTCGCCGCCGAGCAGGCGCTCGACGAGGTCGACTTCTTCCGCTCGACTCATGCGCGGTCGGGCGCGTTCTGTCTGACGAACTCGATGGTGTCGGCCATCGGCGTCCCCGGGCCGAACACCTCGGCGACGCCCATCGCTTTCAGCTCTTCTTTGTCGTCGTCGGGGACGATGCCGCCGACGAGGATGAGCGTGTCCTCGAACGCGCCGTACTCCTTCAGGCCCTCGATGACTTTCGGGACGAGCGTGTTGTGCGCCCCCGAGAGGATGGAGATGCCGAGAACGTCGACGTCCTCCTGCACCGCGGCCTGGACGATCTCGTCCGGCGCGCGGTGGAGTCCCGAGTAGATGACCTCGAATCCGGCGTCGCGGAAGGCGCGGGCGATGACGTGGGCCCCGCGGTCGTGACCGTCGAGTCCGACCTTCGCCACGAGACACCGAACCGCTCTCTGGTCTGCGTCTGCGCTCATGGGGCGAAATTCGCCATCCGTCGCTTTGACTCTAACGGATAATCCGGACAAACTACGCCGCGTTCCCCGGTGACGACATCACCACACTTATATAAAATATAGATACAG is a genomic window of Haloprofundus halophilus containing:
- a CDS encoding Zn-ribbon domain-containing OB-fold protein, translated to MADSGYDEWIAAVEAGEGYYLECPEGHGSLPPRRTCPHCGALELGEEPLPESGTVETYSVVHVAAPSFQGDTPYATAVVDFGPVRLTGVVRGVEFDDLEVGTAVGVTVEEHETTGDPVVVFRRR
- a CDS encoding bactofilin family protein, coding for MSAFAGDVYVAETGRVGGNVAGAAGSVRIAGVVDGDVAGASGSLTLEEGSTVGGDVAAGTGSLTVAEGATVGGDLSAGAQTASIDGTVEGDAEIGADEIRLGPSAVIEGDLTYDGTLQRADGAVVGGTVERDDDLVTAAPAGTDGPLVPGWASVVYGLLMNLLLGAVLLFVFPSFSQRVVLEAARSPGLSGGVGVLSLVVVPLVLLLLVVTLVGIPLALIGSVLFGLLVWVGGVYGRFAVGAVILAYTDREGEWAALVVGIVAVALVVQIPFLGWVVNLAVGLVGLGALLLAFTSGYRRRRAERTATPDVGAVS
- a CDS encoding alpha/beta fold hydrolase; translation: MKLRRAVGGAALGIGAVAAANRMLTQGAGELEPALIGEQRTYRWRGMNVAYTEAGDPDDPDLVLLHGINAAGSSGEFREIFTELASEYHVVAPDLPGFGRSDRPPLRYSAALYEDFVAEFLAEFDEPAVLASSLTASYAAAAARDADVSQLILVCPTTKAGPEPKQALRELFRAPLLGTAAYNTITSRRALRYFSADHGYYDTSNLSDEWVDYQWRTTHQKNARFAPASFVSGYLNSDIDLGGTLSEFDVPVTLVWGREADVTPLSDGRALADEADARLVVFDDAMLLPHVEHLESFLRTVREELAEAA
- the meaB gene encoding methylmalonyl Co-A mutase-associated GTPase MeaB produces the protein MSRAEEVDLVERLLGGDHRALARTITKIENRSSGYRELVSALHEHTGDAEVVGVTGSPGAGKSTLVDKLAKSYRDRGETVGVIAVDPSSPYTGGSVLGDRIRMASNVGDMDVFFRSMSARGTLGGLSTATGDAVKALDAFGKDKIIIETVGAGQNEIDVVRTADTVVVLVQPGSGDDVQMLKAGILEIGDVFVVNKADMSGASKTVADLEEMIHLQGDPTTNLDLGHHGAGGGFEKPEVADSPDESEKNGERGDGEEGWTADVVETVATSGDGVDELIETLSEHRAYLERSGRLTEKARTRYAEEIRTLLREDTGELLEDEIDRRGGMESFVDAVVARETDPYTVADELVEPLRECLERDG
- a CDS encoding cobalamin B12-binding domain-containing protein, with product MSADADQRAVRCLVAKVGLDGHDRGAHVIARAFRDAGFEVIYSGLHRAPDEIVQAAVQEDVDVLGISILSGAHNTLVPKVIEGLKEYGAFEDTLILVGGIVPDDDKEELKAMGVAEVFGPGTPMADTIEFVRQNAPDRA